The following proteins are encoded in a genomic region of Ammospiza caudacuta isolate bAmmCau1 chromosome 3, bAmmCau1.pri, whole genome shotgun sequence:
- the KLC4 gene encoding kinesin light chain 4 isoform X4, which produces MSTMVYPREEKLDKLSQEEIISNTKLVMQGLEALKNEHNSILHSLLETIKCLKKDEEANLVHEKSNLLRKSVEMIELGLGEAQVMMALSNHLNAVESEKQKLRAQVRRLCQENQWLRDELANTQQKLQRSEQTVAQLEEEKKHLEFMNQLKKYDEDVSPSEEKEGDSTKDSLDDLFPNEEEEHGPGLPHQHSSAVAAAQQGGYEIPARLRTLHNLVIQYASQGRYEVAVPLCKQALEDLEKTSGHDHPDVATMLNILALVYRDQNKYKEAAHLLNDALSIREKTLGKDHPAVAATLNNLAVLYGKRGKYKEAEPLCKRALEIREKVLGKDHPDVAKQLNNLALLCQNQGKYDEVEYYYCRALEIYESCLGPDDPNVAKTKNNLASCYLKQGKYKDAEVLYKEILTRAHVKEFGSVDDEHKPIWMHAEEREEMSKSKHRDSTPYAEYGGWYKACKVSSPTVNTTLRNLGALYRRQGKLEAAETLEECAVRSRRQGIDPINQTKVVEILKEGDGTERHRSLGGSVKYENATDGSEEA; this is translated from the exons ATGTCCACCATGGTGTACCCAAGGGAGGAGAAACTGGACAAGCTGAGCCAAGAGGAGATAATTTCCAACACCAAGCTGGTAATGCAAGGGCTGGAAGCACTCAAGAATGAACACAACTCCATCCTGCACAGCTTACTGGAGACCATCAAGTGCCTGAAGAAGGATGAAGAAGCCAATCTCGTGCATGAGAAATCCAACCTGCTCCGCAAGTCCGTGGAGATGATAGAGCTGGGGCTTGGAGAAGCTCAG GTGATGATGGCATTGTCCAACCATCTGAACGCCGTGGAGTCGGAGAAGCAGAAGCTGCGTGCCCAGGTGCggaggctgtgccaggagaacCAGTGGCTGCGTGATGAGCTTGCCAACAcccagcagaagctgcagcGCAGTGAGCAGACCGTGgctcagctggaggaggagaagaaacaCCTGGAGTTCATGAACCAGCTGAAGAAGTATGATGAGGATGTCTCACCTTCG gaggagaaggagggtgACTCCACCAAGGACTCTCTGGATGACCTATTCCCcaatgaggaggaggagcatGGTCCTGGAT TgccccaccagcacagcagtgctgtggcagctgcccagcagggagggtaTGAGATTCCTGCACGCCTGCGCACCCTCCACAACCTTGTCATCCAGTACGCCTCCCAGGGACGCTATGAGGTGGCTGTGCCTCTCTGCAAGCAGGCACTGGAGGACCTGGAGAAGACATCAGGCCATGATCACCCTGATGTGGCTACCATGCTCAACATTCTAGCACTAGTGTACAG GGATCAGAACAAATACAAAGAAGCAGCACACCTCTTGAATGATGCTCTTTCCATCCGTGAGAAGACTCTAGGCAAAGACCACCCAGCG GTGGCAGCGACTTTGAACAATTTGGCTGTTCTGTATGGCAAGAGAGGGAAGTACAAAGAGGCAGAGCCACTGTGCAAGCGAGCCCTGGAGATCCGTGAGAAG GTTCTAGGCAAGGACCATCCTGATGTGGCCAAGCAGCTGAACAACCtagccctgctgtgccagaaCCAGGGCAAGTACGATGAGGTGGAGTACTATTACTGCAGGGCCCTGGAGATCTACGAGAGCTGCCTGGGTCCTGATGACCCCAATGTGGCCAAGACCAAGAACAACCTG GCTTCCTGTTACCTGAAGCAAGGCAAATACAAAGATGCAGAGGTGCTGTATAAGGAGATCCTGACCCGTGCTCACGTGAAGGAGTTTGGCTCTGTGGATG ATGAGCACAAGCCAATCTGGATGCAtgcagaggagagagaggagatgaGCAAG agcaagcacagAGACAGCACTCCCTATGCCGAGTATGGTGGCTGGTACAAGGCCTGTAAGGTTAGCAG CCCAACTGTGAACACCACTCTGAGGAACTTGGGTGCGCTGTACCGGCGCCAGGGCAAGCTGGAGGCAGCCGAGACCTTGGAGGAGTGCGCGGTTCGCTCCCGGCGACAG GGCATTGACCCAATCAACCAGACGAAGGTGGTGGAGATCCTGAAGGAGGGGGATGGCACAGAGAGACATCGGAGCCTGGGGGGCAGTGTCAAGTACGAGAATGCCACAGACGGTAGCGAGGAA GCTTAA
- the KLC4 gene encoding kinesin light chain 4 isoform X1 yields the protein MSTMVYPREEKLDKLSQEEIISNTKLVMQGLEALKNEHNSILHSLLETIKCLKKDEEANLVHEKSNLLRKSVEMIELGLGEAQVMMALSNHLNAVESEKQKLRAQVRRLCQENQWLRDELANTQQKLQRSEQTVAQLEEEKKHLEFMNQLKKYDEDVSPSEEKEGDSTKDSLDDLFPNEEEEHGPGLPHQHSSAVAAAQQGGYEIPARLRTLHNLVIQYASQGRYEVAVPLCKQALEDLEKTSGHDHPDVATMLNILALVYRDQNKYKEAAHLLNDALSIREKTLGKDHPAVAATLNNLAVLYGKRGKYKEAEPLCKRALEIREKVLGKDHPDVAKQLNNLALLCQNQGKYDEVEYYYCRALEIYESCLGPDDPNVAKTKNNLASCYLKQGKYKDAEVLYKEILTRAHVKEFGSVDDEHKPIWMHAEEREEMSKSKHRDSTPYAEYGGWYKACKVSSPTVNTTLRNLGALYRRQGKLEAAETLEECAVRSRRQGIDPINQTKVVEILKEGDGTERHRSLGGSVKYENATDGSEEVSMGVEWSGDGSGTLQRSSSLGKIRDVIRRSSEMLVKKLQGNGPLEPRNTSMKRAASLNYLHKSSDASFEGTQGFRAESRGLSASSMDLSSHSSLLSSN from the exons ATGTCCACCATGGTGTACCCAAGGGAGGAGAAACTGGACAAGCTGAGCCAAGAGGAGATAATTTCCAACACCAAGCTGGTAATGCAAGGGCTGGAAGCACTCAAGAATGAACACAACTCCATCCTGCACAGCTTACTGGAGACCATCAAGTGCCTGAAGAAGGATGAAGAAGCCAATCTCGTGCATGAGAAATCCAACCTGCTCCGCAAGTCCGTGGAGATGATAGAGCTGGGGCTTGGAGAAGCTCAG GTGATGATGGCATTGTCCAACCATCTGAACGCCGTGGAGTCGGAGAAGCAGAAGCTGCGTGCCCAGGTGCggaggctgtgccaggagaacCAGTGGCTGCGTGATGAGCTTGCCAACAcccagcagaagctgcagcGCAGTGAGCAGACCGTGgctcagctggaggaggagaagaaacaCCTGGAGTTCATGAACCAGCTGAAGAAGTATGATGAGGATGTCTCACCTTCG gaggagaaggagggtgACTCCACCAAGGACTCTCTGGATGACCTATTCCCcaatgaggaggaggagcatGGTCCTGGAT TgccccaccagcacagcagtgctgtggcagctgcccagcagggagggtaTGAGATTCCTGCACGCCTGCGCACCCTCCACAACCTTGTCATCCAGTACGCCTCCCAGGGACGCTATGAGGTGGCTGTGCCTCTCTGCAAGCAGGCACTGGAGGACCTGGAGAAGACATCAGGCCATGATCACCCTGATGTGGCTACCATGCTCAACATTCTAGCACTAGTGTACAG GGATCAGAACAAATACAAAGAAGCAGCACACCTCTTGAATGATGCTCTTTCCATCCGTGAGAAGACTCTAGGCAAAGACCACCCAGCG GTGGCAGCGACTTTGAACAATTTGGCTGTTCTGTATGGCAAGAGAGGGAAGTACAAAGAGGCAGAGCCACTGTGCAAGCGAGCCCTGGAGATCCGTGAGAAG GTTCTAGGCAAGGACCATCCTGATGTGGCCAAGCAGCTGAACAACCtagccctgctgtgccagaaCCAGGGCAAGTACGATGAGGTGGAGTACTATTACTGCAGGGCCCTGGAGATCTACGAGAGCTGCCTGGGTCCTGATGACCCCAATGTGGCCAAGACCAAGAACAACCTG GCTTCCTGTTACCTGAAGCAAGGCAAATACAAAGATGCAGAGGTGCTGTATAAGGAGATCCTGACCCGTGCTCACGTGAAGGAGTTTGGCTCTGTGGATG ATGAGCACAAGCCAATCTGGATGCAtgcagaggagagagaggagatgaGCAAG agcaagcacagAGACAGCACTCCCTATGCCGAGTATGGTGGCTGGTACAAGGCCTGTAAGGTTAGCAG CCCAACTGTGAACACCACTCTGAGGAACTTGGGTGCGCTGTACCGGCGCCAGGGCAAGCTGGAGGCAGCCGAGACCTTGGAGGAGTGCGCGGTTCGCTCCCGGCGACAG GGCATTGACCCAATCAACCAGACGAAGGTGGTGGAGATCCTGAAGGAGGGGGATGGCACAGAGAGACATCGGAGCCTGGGGGGCAGTGTCAAGTACGAGAATGCCACAGACGGTAGCGAGGAAGTGAGTATGGGCGTGGAATGGAGCGGG GATGGCAGTGGCACTCTCCAGcgcagcagctccctgggaaaAATCCGGGATGTGATACGGAGGAGCAGTGAGATGTTGGTCAAGAAACTGCAGGGCAATGGTCCCCTGGAGCCCAGGAACACCAG CATGAAACGAGCTGCATCCTTAAATTACCTGCACAAGTCTAGTGATGCTTCATTTGAG GGCACCCAAGGCTTCCGTGCGGAGAGCAGAGGCCTGAGCGCCAGCAGCATGGACCTGtcctcccacagctccctgctctcctccaacTGA
- the KLC4 gene encoding kinesin light chain 4 isoform X2 — translation MSTMVYPREEKLDKLSQEEIISNTKLVMQGLEALKNEHNSILHSLLETIKCLKKDEEANLVHEKSNLLRKSVEMIELGLGEAQVMMALSNHLNAVESEKQKLRAQVRRLCQENQWLRDELANTQQKLQRSEQTVAQLEEEKKHLEFMNQLKKYDEDVSPSEEKEGDSTKDSLDDLFPNEEEEHGPGLPHQHSSAVAAAQQGGYEIPARLRTLHNLVIQYASQGRYEVAVPLCKQALEDLEKTSGHDHPDVATMLNILALVYRDQNKYKEAAHLLNDALSIREKTLGKDHPAVAATLNNLAVLYGKRGKYKEAEPLCKRALEIREKVLGKDHPDVAKQLNNLALLCQNQGKYDEVEYYYCRALEIYESCLGPDDPNVAKTKNNLASCYLKQGKYKDAEVLYKEILTRAHVKEFGSVDDEHKPIWMHAEEREEMSKSKHRDSTPYAEYGGWYKACKVSSPTVNTTLRNLGALYRRQGKLEAAETLEECAVRSRRQGIDPINQTKVVEILKEGDGTERHRSLGGSVKYENATDGSEEDGSGTLQRSSSLGKIRDVIRRSSEMLVKKLQGNGPLEPRNTSMKRAASLNYLHKSSDASFEGTQGFRAESRGLSASSMDLSSHSSLLSSN, via the exons ATGTCCACCATGGTGTACCCAAGGGAGGAGAAACTGGACAAGCTGAGCCAAGAGGAGATAATTTCCAACACCAAGCTGGTAATGCAAGGGCTGGAAGCACTCAAGAATGAACACAACTCCATCCTGCACAGCTTACTGGAGACCATCAAGTGCCTGAAGAAGGATGAAGAAGCCAATCTCGTGCATGAGAAATCCAACCTGCTCCGCAAGTCCGTGGAGATGATAGAGCTGGGGCTTGGAGAAGCTCAG GTGATGATGGCATTGTCCAACCATCTGAACGCCGTGGAGTCGGAGAAGCAGAAGCTGCGTGCCCAGGTGCggaggctgtgccaggagaacCAGTGGCTGCGTGATGAGCTTGCCAACAcccagcagaagctgcagcGCAGTGAGCAGACCGTGgctcagctggaggaggagaagaaacaCCTGGAGTTCATGAACCAGCTGAAGAAGTATGATGAGGATGTCTCACCTTCG gaggagaaggagggtgACTCCACCAAGGACTCTCTGGATGACCTATTCCCcaatgaggaggaggagcatGGTCCTGGAT TgccccaccagcacagcagtgctgtggcagctgcccagcagggagggtaTGAGATTCCTGCACGCCTGCGCACCCTCCACAACCTTGTCATCCAGTACGCCTCCCAGGGACGCTATGAGGTGGCTGTGCCTCTCTGCAAGCAGGCACTGGAGGACCTGGAGAAGACATCAGGCCATGATCACCCTGATGTGGCTACCATGCTCAACATTCTAGCACTAGTGTACAG GGATCAGAACAAATACAAAGAAGCAGCACACCTCTTGAATGATGCTCTTTCCATCCGTGAGAAGACTCTAGGCAAAGACCACCCAGCG GTGGCAGCGACTTTGAACAATTTGGCTGTTCTGTATGGCAAGAGAGGGAAGTACAAAGAGGCAGAGCCACTGTGCAAGCGAGCCCTGGAGATCCGTGAGAAG GTTCTAGGCAAGGACCATCCTGATGTGGCCAAGCAGCTGAACAACCtagccctgctgtgccagaaCCAGGGCAAGTACGATGAGGTGGAGTACTATTACTGCAGGGCCCTGGAGATCTACGAGAGCTGCCTGGGTCCTGATGACCCCAATGTGGCCAAGACCAAGAACAACCTG GCTTCCTGTTACCTGAAGCAAGGCAAATACAAAGATGCAGAGGTGCTGTATAAGGAGATCCTGACCCGTGCTCACGTGAAGGAGTTTGGCTCTGTGGATG ATGAGCACAAGCCAATCTGGATGCAtgcagaggagagagaggagatgaGCAAG agcaagcacagAGACAGCACTCCCTATGCCGAGTATGGTGGCTGGTACAAGGCCTGTAAGGTTAGCAG CCCAACTGTGAACACCACTCTGAGGAACTTGGGTGCGCTGTACCGGCGCCAGGGCAAGCTGGAGGCAGCCGAGACCTTGGAGGAGTGCGCGGTTCGCTCCCGGCGACAG GGCATTGACCCAATCAACCAGACGAAGGTGGTGGAGATCCTGAAGGAGGGGGATGGCACAGAGAGACATCGGAGCCTGGGGGGCAGTGTCAAGTACGAGAATGCCACAGACGGTAGCGAGGAA GATGGCAGTGGCACTCTCCAGcgcagcagctccctgggaaaAATCCGGGATGTGATACGGAGGAGCAGTGAGATGTTGGTCAAGAAACTGCAGGGCAATGGTCCCCTGGAGCCCAGGAACACCAG CATGAAACGAGCTGCATCCTTAAATTACCTGCACAAGTCTAGTGATGCTTCATTTGAG GGCACCCAAGGCTTCCGTGCGGAGAGCAGAGGCCTGAGCGCCAGCAGCATGGACCTGtcctcccacagctccctgctctcctccaacTGA
- the KLC4 gene encoding kinesin light chain 4 isoform X3 — MSTMVYPREEKLDKLSQEEIISNTKLVMQGLEALKNEHNSILHSLLETIKCLKKDEEANLVHEKSNLLRKSVEMIELGLGEAQVMMALSNHLNAVESEKQKLRAQVRRLCQENQWLRDELANTQQKLQRSEQTVAQLEEEKKHLEFMNQLKKYDEDVSPSEEKEGDSTKDSLDDLFPNEEEEHGPGLPHQHSSAVAAAQQGGYEIPARLRTLHNLVIQYASQGRYEVAVPLCKQALEDLEKTSGHDHPDVATMLNILALVYRDQNKYKEAAHLLNDALSIREKTLGKDHPAVAATLNNLAVLYGKRGKYKEAEPLCKRALEIREKVLGKDHPDVAKQLNNLALLCQNQGKYDEVEYYYCRALEIYESCLGPDDPNVAKTKNNLASCYLKQGKYKDAEVLYKEILTRAHVKEFGSVDDEHKPIWMHAEEREEMSKSKHRDSTPYAEYGGWYKACKVSSPTVNTTLRNLGALYRRQGKLEAAETLEECAVRSRRQGIDPINQTKVVEILKEGDGTERHRSLGGSVKYENATDGSEEVSMGVEWSGA; from the exons ATGTCCACCATGGTGTACCCAAGGGAGGAGAAACTGGACAAGCTGAGCCAAGAGGAGATAATTTCCAACACCAAGCTGGTAATGCAAGGGCTGGAAGCACTCAAGAATGAACACAACTCCATCCTGCACAGCTTACTGGAGACCATCAAGTGCCTGAAGAAGGATGAAGAAGCCAATCTCGTGCATGAGAAATCCAACCTGCTCCGCAAGTCCGTGGAGATGATAGAGCTGGGGCTTGGAGAAGCTCAG GTGATGATGGCATTGTCCAACCATCTGAACGCCGTGGAGTCGGAGAAGCAGAAGCTGCGTGCCCAGGTGCggaggctgtgccaggagaacCAGTGGCTGCGTGATGAGCTTGCCAACAcccagcagaagctgcagcGCAGTGAGCAGACCGTGgctcagctggaggaggagaagaaacaCCTGGAGTTCATGAACCAGCTGAAGAAGTATGATGAGGATGTCTCACCTTCG gaggagaaggagggtgACTCCACCAAGGACTCTCTGGATGACCTATTCCCcaatgaggaggaggagcatGGTCCTGGAT TgccccaccagcacagcagtgctgtggcagctgcccagcagggagggtaTGAGATTCCTGCACGCCTGCGCACCCTCCACAACCTTGTCATCCAGTACGCCTCCCAGGGACGCTATGAGGTGGCTGTGCCTCTCTGCAAGCAGGCACTGGAGGACCTGGAGAAGACATCAGGCCATGATCACCCTGATGTGGCTACCATGCTCAACATTCTAGCACTAGTGTACAG GGATCAGAACAAATACAAAGAAGCAGCACACCTCTTGAATGATGCTCTTTCCATCCGTGAGAAGACTCTAGGCAAAGACCACCCAGCG GTGGCAGCGACTTTGAACAATTTGGCTGTTCTGTATGGCAAGAGAGGGAAGTACAAAGAGGCAGAGCCACTGTGCAAGCGAGCCCTGGAGATCCGTGAGAAG GTTCTAGGCAAGGACCATCCTGATGTGGCCAAGCAGCTGAACAACCtagccctgctgtgccagaaCCAGGGCAAGTACGATGAGGTGGAGTACTATTACTGCAGGGCCCTGGAGATCTACGAGAGCTGCCTGGGTCCTGATGACCCCAATGTGGCCAAGACCAAGAACAACCTG GCTTCCTGTTACCTGAAGCAAGGCAAATACAAAGATGCAGAGGTGCTGTATAAGGAGATCCTGACCCGTGCTCACGTGAAGGAGTTTGGCTCTGTGGATG ATGAGCACAAGCCAATCTGGATGCAtgcagaggagagagaggagatgaGCAAG agcaagcacagAGACAGCACTCCCTATGCCGAGTATGGTGGCTGGTACAAGGCCTGTAAGGTTAGCAG CCCAACTGTGAACACCACTCTGAGGAACTTGGGTGCGCTGTACCGGCGCCAGGGCAAGCTGGAGGCAGCCGAGACCTTGGAGGAGTGCGCGGTTCGCTCCCGGCGACAG GGCATTGACCCAATCAACCAGACGAAGGTGGTGGAGATCCTGAAGGAGGGGGATGGCACAGAGAGACATCGGAGCCTGGGGGGCAGTGTCAAGTACGAGAATGCCACAGACGGTAGCGAGGAAGTGAGTATGGGCGTGGAATGGAGCGGG GCTTAA
- the LOC131556069 gene encoding heme-binding protein 1-like isoform X1, with the protein MARITLEDLERLGEEPDGDGSDNEDDAEGEARLFAHWEAVASTHRVSLPRDMAGPIAQMARHRHAREPVPYVSLSQHGKCEEAAYEERRYPAGKWACVTMGEPTYEQSISLSFMKLMRYICKENSVGCHLGMTVPVLNEIHLTKEETELEREVLTAYYLPGAFQQNPPVPMDPEIHITERAPLRVITRVFYGMTTEETILREISVFWELLGPRETVLRGTYIVASYENPSVPQRRNEIWFICQPE; encoded by the exons ATGGCGCGGATCACGCTGGAGGACCTGGAGCGGCTGGGCGAGGAGCCCGACGGGGACGGCAGCGACAACGAGGACGACGCGGAGGGGGAGGCACGGCTGTTCGCGCACTGGGAGGCCGTGGCCAGCACGCACCGAGTGAGCCTGCCCCGAG ACATGGCAGGCCCGATCGCCCAGATGGCCCGGCACAGGCACGCTCGCGAGCCCGTGCCGTACGTGTCCCTGTCGCAGCACGGGAAG TGCGAAGAGGCGGCCTATGAGGAGCGGCGGTACCCGGCGGGGAAGTGGGCCTGTGTCACCATGGGGGAGCCCACGTATGAGCAGAGCATCTCCCTGAGCTTCATGAAGCTCATGCGCTACATCTGCAAGGAGAACTCTGTAG GTTGCCATCTGGGCATGACCGTCCCAGTGCTCAACGAAATCCACCTGACCAAGGAGGAGACCGAGCTGGAGCGTGAGGTGCTAACTGCCTATTATCTCCCAGGAGCATTCCAGCAAAACCCCCCCGTTCCCATGGACCCCGAAATCCACATCACCGAGAGGGCACCGCTCCGGGTTATAACCAG ggtttTCTATGGGATGACCACTGAGGAGACGATTCTGAGGGAGATCAGTGTTTTCTGGGAGCTCCTGGGCCCCAGGGAGACGGTGCTGAGGGGAACCTACATCGTGGCTTCCTACGAGAACCCCAGCGTCCCCCAGCGCCGCAACGAGATCTGGTTCATCTGCCAGCCCGAGTGA
- the LOC131556069 gene encoding heme-binding protein 1-like isoform X2: MARITLEDLERLGEEPDGDGSDNEDDAEGEARLFAHWEAVASTHRVSLPRVFQGKGTAPENTISLTGGLWVPGIRNILCEEAAYEERRYPAGKWACVTMGEPTYEQSISLSFMKLMRYICKENSVGCHLGMTVPVLNEIHLTKEETELEREVLTAYYLPGAFQQNPPVPMDPEIHITERAPLRVITRVFYGMTTEETILREISVFWELLGPRETVLRGTYIVASYENPSVPQRRNEIWFICQPE; the protein is encoded by the exons ATGGCGCGGATCACGCTGGAGGACCTGGAGCGGCTGGGCGAGGAGCCCGACGGGGACGGCAGCGACAACGAGGACGACGCGGAGGGGGAGGCACGGCTGTTCGCGCACTGGGAGGCCGTGGCCAGCACGCACCGAGTGAGCCTGCCCCGAG TGTTCCAGGGAAAAGGCACTGCACCTGAGAACACCATCAGCCTTACTGGAGGCCTTTGGGTGCCTGGAATCAGGAACATCCTT TGCGAAGAGGCGGCCTATGAGGAGCGGCGGTACCCGGCGGGGAAGTGGGCCTGTGTCACCATGGGGGAGCCCACGTATGAGCAGAGCATCTCCCTGAGCTTCATGAAGCTCATGCGCTACATCTGCAAGGAGAACTCTGTAG GTTGCCATCTGGGCATGACCGTCCCAGTGCTCAACGAAATCCACCTGACCAAGGAGGAGACCGAGCTGGAGCGTGAGGTGCTAACTGCCTATTATCTCCCAGGAGCATTCCAGCAAAACCCCCCCGTTCCCATGGACCCCGAAATCCACATCACCGAGAGGGCACCGCTCCGGGTTATAACCAG ggtttTCTATGGGATGACCACTGAGGAGACGATTCTGAGGGAGATCAGTGTTTTCTGGGAGCTCCTGGGCCCCAGGGAGACGGTGCTGAGGGGAACCTACATCGTGGCTTCCTACGAGAACCCCAGCGTCCCCCAGCGCCGCAACGAGATCTGGTTCATCTGCCAGCCCGAGTGA